Within Mycobacterium heckeshornense, the genomic segment CGTAGGGCGCCCAGTTCATGATCGGGTCTTGCCAGACGATCAACGTCGTGACGATCCCCATCAGTAGCACAGGGTGACGCGGATGTCGCCGCCATGCCACCACGTAGGCCGCGATGATTGCCAGCATCGCGACGATGGTGAAGATTTGCAGCAGCCCGAGCCAATGGCTGTAGCCGAACAGCGGCTCGACGGGCCGCGGCACCCCGGTAACGTTGGGGTTGCGGATTCGCGTGGAGACAGCCCCGGTGCGCGCGTAGTACGCCACCACGCAGAGCACGGCGAGGCCGGCGGCGATCCACGTGACGGTGACCCAGGAACGCTGTTGCGTTGTGGCGCTTGCAGTATCGCTGGGCGGCGTCGTCTGTTCTGTAGCCATCTTCACTCCTCACCGAAGCGGTCAACCAGATGCGAATTGACGCCATCAGGATCCAGCGTTCTGGCGACCAGATAGCCCGCGCCCATCCACGCTCGGTGCGTCCACTGCCCGAACGAGACCCTTGTCCCGGGTGCGCCAGACGCTGCCGGGAGCATTTTCACCCGCTCCAGCGCTTCCTTGACACCTCGCGGGCTCAACGGATGTGCGTCAATAAACGCGTGCAGCAGTGTGGTTGCGACGTCGCGGTTCACTACCGGTACGCAGTATTGGGGTCGCCGACCGTAGGCCTGCTCGTACTGGTCCAGAAAGCGCTGCCCCACGCGGTTGTTTTCGTCGTATTGATCGATGCCCGTCCAGCCGGTAAACGCATTCCACAAGATCGGGTTGATCCACGCATTCTGAAATGCGGTGCTGGTGAACCGCGGCGGATCCCAGTTAAGAGCCTGCAGGGCGGGATTGATAAAGACGATGCCGAAGCCGAATCCGCAGTGCACGATGGCTTGCGCCTTCGCCTCGTGCAGCACACGCACGGCCGCCTCGATGTCCTGCGCCGTCTGAGCAATCGGTGCCTCAGCTACGATTCGAATGCCCTTGCGCTGACAAGCCTTCCGAAGATTTTTCAGATAACTCTCACCGACTAGCGACCGCTCGACGAGCACCCCGATTTCGCTATGGCCGCCCTTGGCGAGAAGGTCCGACCAGAAGATCGGCTCGTCGGTCATCGATCCCTGCGGAAACGAGAAGGTCCATTCGCCCAGCCAATCGTCGGTACCGGTCACGGCGATTGCCGGAACGTGGAAACGCTGCTCGATTGCCTCTCGGGTGGGCACACAGTTGTCCGTGATGTGCGGTCCGAACACGACGAGGCATCCTTCGTCGACCAGCTCACCAAAGGCGTCGATCACCGCCTTGACTGTTCCCTTCGGCAATCCTTCGACCTCTCGATACACAATTTCGATCGGTCGGTCGATGATGCCCTGCTTCAGACCGTCGTCGAACACCAGCTCGAACGGCCGGGAGAGGTCGTCGCGCATCTCCTGCGGATAGCCGTCTGGCAACCGAAAGTCCATCAGATAGCCGATCTTGATCGGCTCGGCGGTGCTCTCGTAAGACATCTGACCTCCGTAGCTGACGGTCTCAGCGGGAACCAGCTGTGTCCGCGGTACTTGACCTAATATTTGTTCTGACCCTAATGGCGGGCGTCGCCACCGTCAATCGTCGCTACCTCGATTCGTCGGTCAGGTAGACATCGATCATCTCCAGCAGACCGCTCGTCACCGCCGAGTCGTCGGTGAGCGGTCCGGCGACCGCGGCACGTGCAGCCTCGCGCGGACTCAGCCCTTCGGCGATGAGCTGGCCGGCCGCCACAAGCACCCGCGTCGAAGCCACCTCGCGCAGGCCCGCAATTTCCAGCCGGCGGATCGCGTGACCCAGCCGCACCAGTTGCACCGCCTTGTCGTGATCGATGCCGGACTCATGCGCCACGATCTTCTCCTCAACCTCAGGTGCCGGGAAACCGAATTCGATGGCGAC encodes:
- a CDS encoding ABC transporter substrate-binding protein, which translates into the protein MSYESTAEPIKIGYLMDFRLPDGYPQEMRDDLSRPFELVFDDGLKQGIIDRPIEIVYREVEGLPKGTVKAVIDAFGELVDEGCLVVFGPHITDNCVPTREAIEQRFHVPAIAVTGTDDWLGEWTFSFPQGSMTDEPIFWSDLLAKGGHSEIGVLVERSLVGESYLKNLRKACQRKGIRIVAEAPIAQTAQDIEAAVRVLHEAKAQAIVHCGFGFGIVFINPALQALNWDPPRFTSTAFQNAWINPILWNAFTGWTGIDQYDENNRVGQRFLDQYEQAYGRRPQYCVPVVNRDVATTLLHAFIDAHPLSPRGVKEALERVKMLPAASGAPGTRVSFGQWTHRAWMGAGYLVARTLDPDGVNSHLVDRFGEE